The genomic segment TTATATTATGTTACATTGGGcatttacagaatttttttttttttggacaaaatagTTGCCTGCATTTACCTTTGTAGGGCAGCAGTGATTTTCAACATCACTATTGCAATATTTACTTCCCCATTCACTCCTGCAGCATCACGACAACCTTACACCTCCTGACCACAGACGccaaacatttcacaaatgtaCAAAAGCAGCCACCTTGCAATTTGCCAATGATGCCAAACAATAATGGAGATGTGGACATCAACTTAAAGAGAAGGATGGTGTTTAGTTCtcactgtctctgctctctggcAGTCCACAGGAGTAGCGAAGGCACAAAAACCGATACAGACAATCCCAACCAATCCCACCCCCCTCCCTGTCATGTGGCCCTGGTGTCTCTTCAGTTACTTCCCTCCACACCAGAGCCACAGGCCACATGCAGGTGGAAGTCCTTGCACTGAGTCAGTCCTTTATAGTGCACATTAAATACGACAAAGACACGCCTTCTTCTGCCCGCTGGAGtaggaaagggagggaaagcgggtggggggtgggggtgttgggATTGGGTAAAGGGGTGAGAGGGAAATCAGCCTTGGAGCTCCTCGAAGCATGTCTCACACACTCGTACTGGCTTTTTAGAGGATGGCGTGAGGGCGTTCTTCGACGAACACTCGGCGCAGAAAATGTTTCCGCAATGTCTGCAATGGTGctgcagagcaggaggaggaggaagagacaggagacagatATTATGTCTTGttgctttcaaaaacaaaacatcttcaagaaAACCTCACACTCACCTTCCTGACAGTGACAGTAAAGCCCTTCCCACAGGCCATGCAGTTCTGCACTTCATGATCCTCAGCCCACTTCCTGGTCAGAGTCTGTGACTGCTTGATCTAAAAGCACCAACAGAGAACATCTAACCGAATTTGTATGCTAACGCAATAACGCACTCAGAGGCAAACTATTGACACCTGTTGTACATCACTGCCAGACGTATTTGTACCATAGTCATTCTTTTTAGTATTGACGTTTTGCGACTGACCTGGAGCGACTGGTTCTCTCTGCCCAGCTCCTGCATGGCTGCCGTCGTATCGTCCAGCTTCCTCCTCAGCTCCACCACCTTGGCCTGCAGTTTCTCTATCTCGCCCTCACCCTTGACACACCTGAAACACAACCACAGAGCGCtgacgatgtgtgtgtgtgtgtgagcacagtGCTTAGGGGACTAATGATGATATCCTCTGGGTGATTTTTTATTCACCACATCTCTGTTGTTAacaggagggggggggcttgcctcatttcaattcaatttcaactAATCACATTACACCCATTTGTCggacattaaatttaaataacctTAATACTCAGTACCTGACAGTGTAAagttaatgcatttttttcatatgtaaCTCACCAATGATGCTATTAAAATTTGGGATAAGAGGAGTTCATACCAAAACTAAACACAGCAGTACTACAAGGACTAACACCAATCTGACAGCTATCGTACGTGGACAGGGTGGAGTTTCCCCAAAACACAGGTGCGTTGGCAGCTCTCCACTGTTCACTGGATATTGGAtgctttttcctttcacacTATGTACACCAACAATAGGCTTTATTCCGTGCAGCGTTCTTATAACCAGTTTCTTCCCCTGAAATTCATCTGTAGGCAATGTAATTTACACTTCAGATTAAATACAGCCTCATTTATCCCAGTAAAGTatttaattcagatttttaaatttctgaattCCCTGTATCTGGAGCAGCAGGACTTAGTTATGACAAATACAAAATGGACATATTTAGACTTAAACCTGCTGACTTATAGTCAGTGTCTATTTATTTATGCCCTTCATGTTCTGCTCTTAACGTCCTAATGAatgtctcttttcctttttgtgtgtgtgtgtgtgtgtgtgtgtgtgtgtgtgtgtgtgtgtgtgtgtgtgtgtgtgtgtgtgtgtgtgtggggtacATGTAACAGACCTAATATATAatcaatttcacatttaattatcATTTGTTATGCACAAGGAAATTAATTCCTTTAAAAATTAAGATTGTAAATGAGTGAATTCGTTGTGGAGAGATGTGGTTAAAACTTCCCTGAAGCAACGTTCAGCTGCTCAGGGTGATAATGTTATAATGAAGTCAGTCTTAGAATAGAGAACGTTTTAATCAATGTgttaacaaaaatgaatttcaaagaactttattggggttttttttcttggaacTGAAGGCAAGCGCTTGTTTTCAAAGGAATGTATTAGATACATTAGAAAACCTTGTTCTTCAAAGATTCAACGTAAGAAAATCTTTGAGTGTTGGCACACGTGGATTAATTCAATAATTTCACTATGACCCTCTGAAAACCATACGTGAAGCGGAAATCTGACTGCGGAAAACTTAACTGACTTATCTTTTGacctaatttttttaaaaaggagctgACTCAAGTCACCAACTCAGGCAGAGGAAATTAAGCGTTCCCTCTTTAACggctttttgctgctgtttgctaCTTACCATACACTTGATTGAGATCAAGGCCAGTCaagcacattcaaaaaccttttAGTGCTTATAGTACATTTTTAAGAAGAGTCATTACCTGCAGGGTGACATGTTagtcaaaaggaaaaaatatcaagGCACCTTTCCAAAAGAGCCCGTCTTTCATCCTGGTTGTTCTGCACGGTGGCCTCCAGCACAGCGATCTCTCCTCTCAGCTCATCTGTCTGCTTCTCCAGTTCACTGACTCTCCGTTGGCTGCCCTGCCACTCTCTCTTCAGCGTGGCCACGTTTTCATTCAGAGCTGTCACCTGCACACCCAGCTTAGCTTCTGCCTCCTCTCTGAGCGTCACCTGCTCCTCTCTGGCTCGCTTCTCTGCCAtctttagaaaagaaatattGATCACGTCACAAAAAGGAATCCTGAGGGGGGAATGAGTGACATTTAATCTGCTAATCTAAACTAGATTTGGTGAGTGAGTCTACCAGCTGATCCTGGACATCCTTGGTTTGGGCGAGGAgctgctcctctctctggctCCTGCTGTCCCTGGTGGCCTGGTGCTCTTTCTGCTCTTGCTCCAATGCACCCTGCGCCGCCTCCACCTGACCCTGCAACTCCAGTTTCTGCTGGATCAACAGCTGTTTGGCTTCCCGCAACTCACCGAGTTCCTGAAAAGCAATAGATAAGTATCCACAGGCATAATGGTTGTCATTTGGTTTGGTAATGGTTTGGTACTCTAAGGAAAGAAGAAGCATCTCGCCCATGAAAACGAGACTGTAGATTTGTAACGGCTTGAGCAGGTTTAAGTGTGGGAAGTTATTGCTCTGACAACGGCTAAAGATCAACTTTAAGAAAGCTTTGAAGAACTGAAAAATCCAGGCTCATGTCAAATTGTCAACTCAAGCATGCCCAGTTATACCTTTGAAGAATGTGGCCCTGATGACCTGCAGTGTCCCTGACTTAAGCTGTTTATGTAAGACACGAGCATGGGAAGCAGGTCACATCAGCATGAGACATAAAATGGTTGTCATTGTCTCTATTAGCCCCGACTTTCAGAGTTGAACTGTTAAGGATTTTTCTGAGGTGTAGTTTGAATTTAagcttctctcctctccctcacatTAAAAGAGAGATGATGTAACTGACCTTCTCACTCTTCTCTGTTACTGCTTTTAACTCAGAAGTTAATTTGCTGTTATTCCTTTCCAGGACACTCTTGGCTTTGTTCAGCTCCTCCACTttgctcttctccttctccagctcctccttaACGTTATTCTAGGTGAGAAGGTACAATTTAGAAATATATTAACTTAACCACAGTAAGTcaagtgtgtacgtgtgttaaTTTGTTTGTCTAACCTGTTGCTTCTGTAGCTCCTTCACTGTTTGTTCCTGCTGGTGGCACTTCTGGTCCCGTTTGGCCATTTCCTGCTCCAACGAGCTGCGGCTCGTCTTCAGTTCCTGGATCTGAGCCTCTAAACCTGTCTGATGGGTTCGGTTAGCAGCCAGCTCCTCCTGGGTTAAGCTAAGCTTCTCCTCTGATGCCTACAGtcaaagaaaagtcaaaagtcACTCACTTAGGGTGCATGAGGAGAGAAATCATTAAAACCAGAAGGGACCCTGCGAGAGCTGCTCACAAGAATTAGTTCAAACGGATGTCTGtgatttgaacatttaatataACCTCCTACGATCAGTCTACCTCCTCAAACCCTTCCAGCATTAACGTACCCCGAGATCTTGACGCAGGGCAGAAACCTCAGACTCTTTGCCGTAGAAGTCAGACTGAAGCTTAGTGAGACTTTCCTGACTTTGCTCCAAGGCCTTTTGCAGCTCTGCTGTCCGGCTCTTTTCAGAGGCCAACTCCTGGCCGAGCCCTGACACCTGGGCTCTCAGCTTGCTCTCCTCTTCTGCCTGGAGATAAGCGTCAAACTCATATGtttataaacatatacacatatacatttgaGGTTTTAAGACGATAATCACTGCACAACTTCCTTCACAACAAGCCTGTGAAAAATGCAGCTCATATCAGTCCTTTAAAAAGGATAGGCACAGTAGCTATGTGGTTAGATATGATAACAGTTTTCCACAGTATACAAAGTGCTACTTACTTTCTTGACATTGACTTCCTGTAACTGTGTCACTTGGCTCTTcagtttcttcctctcctcttcaaaGGACCCTTGCGCTGTCTTCAGTTGTGCCCGCACCTTCTCCAACtcattctccttttcctttaatGCCTCCTGAGCCTTTGaatgctgctgctctgatgaGGTCAGCTGCCCTTTCAGCTTTTTCTCGGCCTGATAATTTGTAGACACAATAGTCCTCAAGGTGttacattcaaaacaataaTGCTTCATCTTCCATTTTTTCAGAGGCTTACCTCTCTCATCTGCTCCAACTGCTCCTTAgattttttcattgctttggtGATGGTCTCATCTTTCTTAAGAAGCTCCTGCCGGGCCTGCTCATTGGACTTTTCCTGGGGATtgagacattttaatgttgtgaatgTCCTGATGCTGTAAATGGGTTTCTATTTTTTAATCCTTGTTGCGAGACAAATTTTCCAAagttgaaaaatggaaaaataatagtGAATTTGTCTAAGCTGCCTTTGTCCTTGTCTGCAAATTACTGAACCTACCTTCTCCTCCATAGCTGACTCATggctcttcctctccatctccagtTGATTCTGACTCTCTTTCAGTGCCTTATTAGCCTTTCCTAGGCTCTCTTGAGTAGAGACAAGCTCCCTCCTTTGAGCCTCTTTCTCCTGTTGGGTCTTTTGTACGTCTGCTGCCAGACTCTGAGCTTTCCTGTCCAGCTCTGCATGCTGAGTCTTTCGCTCCTGGGTCACCTGGTCAAGGTTCACCTTCAGAGCAGCTTTATCCTGCTCACAGCGCTCaagctgctgctggatgtcATTCAAAGCAGCGGCCTTTTTCTTTAACTCCTCTTGTAGTGTTGTAGCACTTAACAGCAGAACATTAGGAGTGATTTATTGAAGTACAGCAGAACAAACCAAAAATCACTTGAAATTATTAATCATATATTTATCAAAACCAGTGCACTAGAACACTTTCTCACCCTGctttctctgtttccagtgAGCGCTGCAGCTCCTTAGCTTTCCGCTTAACCTCTGACCCTTCCTTCTGCAGCTTCTGTACTTCCTGCTGCGCCTGATCTCTTGTGGCCTGCAACTCCCCAACCTGTGACTCCAATTTCTGTCAATTTATTAACACCAGATTCacttataaaaaaacaaaacaaaacaaatacacatttatgcAAATTCGAGGCAttagaaacaagaaaaacttaGGCTTAAAATGAACCTAAAGATGGCTACAAGATGGTTACGATGTGTACATAGTCACTATAAAGGCACTCACTCACTATAAAGACTCAAAACAGACCTTATTGAGCCCCTCCAGCTGCTCTACACGCTGTTCTGAGGCCAGTAGTTTGTCTTTGCATTCCTTCAAACTGGTTTCCAGCTGTGTGCACTGCTCCTGTCTCTCCTTGAGCCTTTGGGCCTGCTCCTCCACCTTCTTCTGAACTTTATTCAGCTCCTACACAAGACAAGCAAGAGAGGGTCCAGGATAAGAGTGATGGAAAGtgaggagggaaagggagaaCCCAGCACAAAGAAGCTAAAGAGTGAAAGAGATATGGTATATTACAAAGGACACTGCAGTGCTCATCAGCTGCACAAAGATGAAGCTCACCTGCTGCTTGTCCTGCAGTGCATGCTGAGCAGTCTCCAGGTTGTTCTCCAGGTTGGCCTTCTGTGCAGACTTGGCGGCCTCTGCAGACAGCAACATCTCTGTCTTTGCCTTTAGCTGTGGGAAAacggaacaaaaaaaaatgctattccTCACCATCAAAAAATTCGGTCCATAGAACATACTTTGTTTGGATCGGCtctttgaaaacagattttaaagtCTATGAAACACTGTCAATTACATCACTGTATCGTATTTAACATGTATTACACAAACATGCTTATTTAGAGGCTTACCTGAGCGTCCAGCTGGGCTACCTTCTCCTTGCTGTCTGTGAGCTGGGCGGTGAGCTCAGTGACTGAGGTCTCCAGGGTGTGGGCTCGGTCCTGGGCCGAACGTAGCAGAGTCTTCTGCTCCTGGACCTGCTCGTGCAGGTTATCCTGGGCTTGCTTGTTGCTCTCTGACTGGTTCTTCAGCTTGTCTGTCAACTGTGTCACCTTTATGACCCACATATATAGAAAAGATTATTACGTTCCAAACTGACCATTTATTCCCTGTCGTCACTGTGGTGTACAAGTGGTCTCTCTATGAAGTGTTAGTTAGTGTCTTTTGTCGTGTCACTTTTGCACAACAAAAAAGTTGACTGCAAAACACATGTGAacctttgagtgtgtgtctgtgttttcatccaCCTGCTCTTGTAGCGCGTGGTTTTTCTCTTTGAGCTGGTTAAGGACAGCCGTCTCTCCTTCCCCGGCCTGGATCTTAGCACATAAGTCCTCTCTCTCGGCTTCCAGCTGGCTCACAATGTCTTTACTCTTCTGCAGCAGAGCCTCAAGGTTCTGGATCTTCTGGTCCTTATCCCCAATCTGACGCAACACCTGCTCTAGGTCATTCTACAGCATGAAGACAAGCCGACATAGGAGAAAGGTTACGTCCCGTATTTTGGCAGgtagttttatttctttatttcttgtCTGGGTTTTATGTTGTGTCCGGAGTATACATTGTGTAGTGTAGACACAGGCATACTGCGACCGCTTCTTTCTTCTAAAGCACAACCACACAGGAGCAGGAGCCAAATAAACTTAGTCACACATGATAATAAGATTATAAAAAATCttattgattttaaaactgGCTGTACAGCATAGCTTCTCTTGGCTTCATGCTCACCACTATTCTTATTAATGCCTCAGATGTGAGGGTTTTTCCTGTGAACAGTACCTGTGCCTCGCGGAGTTTGCCATTGGTGTTTTGCTGCAGCGCCTGCAGCTCCTGGTGCTGTTGCTTGGCCTTCTCCAGCTGGTGCTGCAGGTCCGTGCTCTTACTGGCGCCCTCCTTCAACTAAAAATGGAAATCACTTTTTTAGGCATTGTTGATTTCATAGTCATCTGTAAATCTTACTATTTCTGTCGTATCACAATATAACAGTTTTTCAAATCtctgttaggttttttttttgttgtatatttaggaaatattttataatcactttatttttaaatctgatttgcACAGATCCTTGATTCccttacattttaaaatcactctGCTTCTCAGTTTTAGCCTAATAAATAAACCTAAACTACATTTGCATATCATACAGAGTACATTGTATCTTACACCTGAATTTCAGACACTTTTATGTACAGATGTTCTGACTGACCTACTGCATTACTTTAGTTTGCCTGCAGGGATTATTAAAGTTTCAACTGATGCCTACCTGTTCTTCTGCACGGGAAAGTTTGAGCTGCAGGTCGGCTGCTTGCTGCTCGCGGTCTTTTAGTTTCTCCCCAGACAGCTGCCTCTGCTCTTTCAGACGACCTTGCACCTCACCCAACTGCCGCTCTGCCTCCAGCAGTTTGGCGTGAAGCTAGGAGAAGCGCGAAGAGAGGGATGACGATTAAGATGGAGGACAAAAGATTGCAAATGGCAAGAAATGCAGTATATACTTTGATGAAGAAGGTGGATGTCTGAAATACTCTATCGTTTTTTAACATTACTGTATGACATTTGTGTATCAgttatttgtgatttatttctttgttaattctgttattttgaaattttgttctgctttgtcctaaactgatttttttgcaaTAACAGGTTTGTATGAGCCTCTGCCATTGTCTTctgtgaacatgtttttttttccatgcttgAGAAACTACTGGGCTTTGAAATATACTGATTAGCGCTGTAGACAAAagcaaatttttcatttgttcagaaTTAGCGCTGATCCGCCCAGTGTGCCGGGCATCACCGTGGTTTTTGACGGTGTGAGGAAAAACACCAAGGGTTTATTCTTCTTGCTTGTTTGACTGATTTGGCAATTTACTGAAAATCAAGTGGATATGAGTAAAACTatttaaactgaaacttttaaGCAAACATCAAAATCCTTTATACATCATTTGTCATGTTGTACTGCATGCagtagtctgtgtgtgtgtcccctttGTTAGTCTTACTCACCTGACTGATCTCAGTCTGCTGCTGAGCACCTtggctctctttttcttccctttgctgttccagctgtttcctctcAACCTTCAGCTCTGCATGCTTCACCTCAAGCTCCGCAATCTCACTCTTTAGCTTTGCCACCTCCTCGGTCCTTTCTCCAAGCTCCGTCTGGGTCTTATGCAGGGAAGCCTCGGCCCCTGTGGCCCGAGCCAGCAGCTCTTGGACCTCCAGCTCCCTCTCCCCCAGGCTGTCTTGGACTCCCTTCTTGGCATCTTTCTCAGCTCCCAGACACTCCTCCAGTTCCTGATACTCCTTCTCCTTACGTGCCAGCTTTTCAGACAGGATCTGCGAGGAAAGGGGATGACAAGAAAACAGGGGTCAGATGAGCACTGGATGTCTAAAGGTGTGGGAATTATCGAGGTGAAAGATGTCCCTAAATAGGCTTGAAAGTCAcgaaacaaataacaaaaaaaaaaaaacaatggagtcaaattaaatataatttttaaaaaaatttgctgTCTGACATTTCTTGAGGGAGCAGGTCTCATGAAAAAGGATAAAGATTAACAGCACTTGAGTTAATCAGGAATTGTTTGGGTCATTAATTAAGCCACACTGGAATATgaaccatttttcttttctaaattaaaaCAGTTAGCGTAATAGGAGCTGCAACAAGGCACGAACACCCATACCTCATGTGATATAAGCCATGGAAAACAACAGTTGCCTGTCAAGCGTCAAGAGGAGAGTGAGGTATGGCATTTCTAGGGGAAGGTTTGCGATAGAGGACGTGGAATACTGTGGTATGTGTACAGCCCTTGCCCCGACATAAGTTCTGGTGTTAAACTTGGCGACAAGGtgacaaagaacaaaatgttGTTCATAGTGGGGCGTGCTGCTAACTAGGGAGTGTGACAGGGCACCTGGAATTCAAAGACATCAGATGAACCTCTGCAGGCCACCGCAGCAGCTGGCAAATATTAGCAACCCTCTCTagagtctctcttttttccccctcctcttctgttCACCCCTTTCCTTCTCACAGCCTTGTCGTTGTCCTTCTCTTGTGTCATTGTCACAGCCCCCTGCTGTGTCTCTCCTCTCTAATTATGGAGTTACAGACCTATGAAATCCCCATTGGTTGTTCATCTGTCTGTTCTTAGTCATGATCCTCTGTGTCTCACTGTCTGCGCCATCACTTTTGTCTCTATTCTCTTGGGATAAGTGTCTGTAAAgggactgcatttatatagtgctttttaacactcaaagcgctttaccATGTAagtctcactcactcactcactcactcactcacacactcacacactctcacacacacacacacacacacacacacacacacacacacacacacacacacacacacacacacacacacacagagacctgATACAGGTCTCAGGGTATGTTGTTGCGAGGAGAAGCGTGGGGTGGGGACAACGCCCTGGATCCATTTCTGTAATCCCCCCTCTTACCCAGAAACCTACTTGGCTGGGAGAGCATTGACGTGCCTGATGTGGTGAGGATTTAATTTCTGGCAGGAACCCTCGGCCTCTCTTCCCCAGTTCCCATTGCACCAGCGCAGTTACCTATATTTGTATTTCAACCCAAGTGACAGAGCTGGCACGGCAGAGACCCATGTGAGAGctgcatgttatttttttatcaacGTGTCTCAGTTGCCAAAGAAAGCTGGTGACAGCAGGGCACTGTGGTCAGGACTAATGCTGAGCCACACAGGAAATTGTAAGGAAAGTGAGATGGTGCACTCTGTACTTGAGGGGCAGCTGGCAAGGCTTGTTAACATTTCTGAGGTAAAAGTAAATCCTACACAATGTTATTCAGTATATTGTACAACAAAAGTCATGGCAGACACGTCTGTGCCTGCAGTAATCTGCTCAGAAACATAAAACTGTCACATGACTATAATAATTGTAGCTGCTTGGttctggcagtgtgtgtgtgtgtgtgtgtgtgtgctacctGGCTTTGCTGCTGCAAATTATTCAGATTGCTCTGCAGCTCGTGGATCTGTTGTGTGTAGACGGCTGCTTCTTGCGGACCTTTCTCCAGCTCTGCTTTTAGTTGGGATATGGTCATCTGCGATACAGACAGGCAAGTTACACTCTTTTTCCAAGtaatttttgtgtaaaatcaaGGAACAGAACCACCAGTGTGAAGGActgacacagaagaaaaaaaattacataaaaacaaaacaatatggATTAGGCTTAAGTCGCACAAAAACCCACCATAAAACAAAGAGATAacacactgtcaaaaaaaaataaataaatctctgGAAAACTTTTCAAACTTAAGCGAAAATCAAAAAGTAAATGAGGGTAATTATGGGGCCAACTTGAAACAACGTGTTTTACCTCCAGTTTACGAATCTTGACGAAAGAGTAAGTGTTCGAGAAGGATGCATTATGtgagaagcagaagaagaagggcagggaaagagagagacggacaAAGGTAAGTCACCATATAACAGCAAGAGGCAAGTCTGTAACACAGGGCTACTGGGCTGAGAGAATAATGATCATAATTTTATCgcaaatttattttgaaaaccttGCTAAGGCAGCATTAAGCATTATATTCTATATAAAAAGAGgggattgtgtgtttttagctttgTACTTTTGCAGGTGCAGACATTGTAATATTTACTGTTAATCTCGTTTTTCTAGatgtaattttgaaatttcGCTGGCTGACCTGAAGACTAGCTGCTGACTGCATAAATTATACACTCATACTATGGAACATAAAACTCAGTTAAATACAGTAATGGTTTCAGATCAATTGGAGACAGCACCACTGCGCCAGTTGTTAATTATAACTGCGAGCTGTTGTGTAATCCAAAATCAGACAATTttcaaatacattcaaaatttGGTTTCTGAGCGTGCAAAGATATGAAGTTGTGCCTTAGAGGTTCAGGGCCCGGAGTTTGTTGACAGAGCTCCAAAAGTACTTTTCTCGTTCTGGGATAAAAATCAAGCTGAATTATTCACCAGACATTAATTAATAAGAATTAGGCACAAAACCAACTGATATGACATAACAACAATACATCCAAAAAGTTATTTCATAGTTAGTTTTGCATAAGAAAGTTAAGACCCGATCTTTGAAATGGAAAGGGGTTCAAATTAGAACTGAACTAAACTATATTTCACTCCAGCACTGCAGTGTTGTAGATGATTATGTAAACCACAGGAATCaatgtgcatgtttatgtgcTTGAGAAAGGTTAAAGTTAGGGTGGGAGAGTTGGCAGcttatgtatacatatattgaaaaaacataatgattATCAGCAGAACTACATTTGTTCTTCAAGATACTACGTGATTTGCCCCCCTCACCTCTGAGGTAGTGTAATTAGCCTGCAGCTGCTCGTAGTGGTTTTTGAGGCGCTCagactcctcctccctctcacgCGTCATACGGTCCATCAGCGTCTGCACCTGCACGAGCTCCTTCTGCAGGACCTCCACATCCTCCACTCCCGGTCGCTGCAGCTAGGGGGCAGAGCAGAGGCACTGTGTTGAGGACATGGAGACTGGTTGGCAGAGAGAGTTGAGCAAAAGATGTTGTGGtattaagaaaaattaaaactctgTGTCCTTAGAAATGGCTGAGCTGCTCAGGTGTATATGGAAGCCACCCGACAGATTTGGGGACGATGGCAACAATGCGGTGCTCTACCTTCATCCCAATAAATCCAAGCCCACTTTAATAAAGTGTATAGCAGGAGACATCAGCAGGCGGGGCTGTCTCAGTTTAAAGTTTCAACACTAAACTTGTATTTGTGTGAAGCCTTTTTAAACCATTCTGAATAGTTCAGAACATTTCAGACCAGATAACAGGTCAGTGTGCCTAATTATGTACTTAAATGTAACCACACAACTCTACTTTAAAGTAAACTTTAGCTCTTTTGATATAAATTCTTTGTATAAAGTTCTGTTTCACGTTTCTATAACAACGATAAGGGGATTGTCTGGATAGGAGCTGTGTTGATTCATTCAGCACACAGCTAAGAGCCAAACTGATTTCAAGGTGTCGATTCAGTGTTATTCTTTCAAACTCCAAAGCACAACATTCATGAAAGGTCTTTAAAAACTACAAAGTACGTCTCTCAAGCCTAGTGAGAAGAGAATAAATAGCAACAgaaatgtaagtgtgtgttgtACCAGTTCTGTTTGGATCCTCTCATTCTCCTGCTTCTCTTTCTGCAGTTGTTCGGTCATTTTGGCCAGCCTCTGGTCAGTAGCCTCCCTTAGGCTCTTCTCCTCATCGTAGCGGGACTTTAAGTCTGTCGGATTCAGCAAATCAAACAAATGGCGTTTAATaatattcaaatcaaaacaacacatatgCCTCACTGGTCTTCAAATTTACCCAAACTGATTCGATGCAAAAACGTTATCACAGTGTAAAATGGACAACCTGTGCCTATAGGCTATAAAACCAAATGCTGAAGAATGAACAACTTGTGCAAGATAAAACACAATGGGTGGATTGATCTTAACAGTCATCTAGTAAAGAGTACTTCAGTGTTGCTAAATGATGCAGACACAGGCCTCCCAGTTTCCAGGCGCAACACTAACCTACTATCTCTGTGGCCAGCTGGGCAGCCTTCTGCTCAAACAGGTCTTTCATCTGCTTGATGTTGAActtttctgcctctgtttcaTTCAGCTTCCTTTCAaggactgagaaaaaaaacatcacgtTAGTGATTGGCATTTTTATATCTCGGTCacaagtatttttaaatataatatccCTGACCTGAATCCTCTGAGCTCTGTCCATCGTTCTGTGAAAACCAAGGAAAGAGAGGAGCGTGTACAGTAGGAGTAAACATCGCC from the Xiphias gladius isolate SHS-SW01 ecotype Sanya breed wild chromosome 8, ASM1685928v1, whole genome shotgun sequence genome contains:
- the eea1 gene encoding early endosome antigen 1 isoform X2, which codes for MLRRILQMTPGKGGSQNAESEQPSTDLNHDQTSEGFICPQCMKSHNSAEELFKHYELFHDTGDLPAHVAPTREDLTMLRQEVQDLHASLKEERWFSGELKKELDKVQGQLKQNDGQSSEDSVLERKLNETEAEKFNIKQMKDLFEQKAAQLATEIVDLKSRYDEEKSLREATDQRLAKMTEQLQKEKQENERIQTELLQRPGVEDVEVLQKELVQVQTLMDRMTREREEESERLKNHYEQLQANYTTSEMTISQLKAELEKGPQEAAVYTQQIHELQSNLNNLQQQSQILSEKLARKEKEYQELEECLGAEKDAKKGVQDSLGERELEVQELLARATGAEASLHKTQTELGERTEEVAKLKSEIAELEVKHAELKVERKQLEQQREEKESQGAQQQTEISQLHAKLLEAERQLGEVQGRLKEQRQLSGEKLKDREQQAADLQLKLSRAEEQLKEGASKSTDLQHQLEKAKQQHQELQALQQNTNGKLREAQNDLEQVLRQIGDKDQKIQNLEALLQKSKDIVSQLEAEREDLCAKIQAGEGETAVLNQLKEKNHALQEQVTQLTDKLKNQSESNKQAQDNLHEQVQEQKTLLRSAQDRAHTLETSVTELTAQLTDSKEKVAQLDAQLKAKTEMLLSAEAAKSAQKANLENNLETAQHALQDKQQELNKVQKKVEEQAQRLKERQEQCTQLETSLKECKDKLLASEQRVEQLEGLNKVGELQATRDQAQQEVQKLQKEGSEVKRKAKELQRSLETEKAGATTLQEELKKKAAALNDIQQQLERCEQDKAALKVNLDQVTQERKTQHAELDRKAQSLAADVQKTQQEKEAQRRELVSTQESLGKANKALKESQNQLEMERKSHESAMEEKEKSNEQARQELLKKDETITKAMKKSKEQLEQMREAEKKLKGQLTSSEQQHSKAQEALKEKENELEKVRAQLKTAQGSFEEERKKLKSQVTQLQEVNVKKAEEESKLRAQVSGLGQELASEKSRTAELQKALEQSQESLTKLQSDFYGKESEVSALRQDLGASEEKLSLTQEELAANRTHQTGLEAQIQELKTSRSSLEQEMAKRDQKCHQQEQTVKELQKQQNNVKEELEKEKSKVEELNKAKSVLERNNSKLTSELKAVTEKSEKELGELREAKQLLIQQKLELQGQVEAAQGALEQEQKEHQATRDSRSQREEQLLAQTKDVQDQLMAEKRAREEQVTLREEAEAKLGVQVTALNENVATLKREWQGSQRRVSELEKQTDELRGEIAVLEATVQNNQDERRALLERCVKGEGEIEKLQAKVVELRRKLDDTTAAMQELGRENQSLQIKQSQTLTRKWAEDHEVQNCMACGKGFTVTVRKHHCRHCGNIFCAECSSKNALTPSSKKPVRVCETCFEELQG